The Sphingomonas sp. So64.6b genome includes a region encoding these proteins:
- a CDS encoding multicopper oxidase domain-containing protein, with protein sequence MLHLDIKLARTSLSTLAIALAIGSVGQATAQEAERTVENPRTLSDSSQPASKMLLSAVPDATRPAPGPTVRERVLNLNVVMTDGQLYNPATGLNDKVRLRSYNGTDVDPTKPYVSPTIEIRPGETIRVNLDNQLPADPGCAPGDHMPDKPHCFNGTNLHTHGLWVNPAGNADNVLLSINPGVKFQYEYNVPGEHPSGTFWYHTHRHGSTALQVSSGMAGALIIRGDRLPTLKSNGDLDTIVAGMPERILVMQQIQYACRTAPSPGHPHGTTKQTAKGRYLCEPGDVGVIEDYDQFGPGTWPASGRYTSLNGEVLPYFNAVQGQVERWRMIHAGVRDTISLQFFKAKPGKLTRKLRLIKSAEDEERAIRENCGTEALPYSVVAADGLTMTAGQQTKLTTFQPGYRYDALVVFPDTAGYCVIDAQAPKAGTVNALAVSRQLLGFVNVAPGTKVTGKVADYVTDALVANATKVIPADVQPAVIADLKNGMKLTRFVPHPTIEASEVTGTQELTFFIDVSTPDTKFEVGNTLVTADAKSYDPNRLDRALKLGGVDEWTLQSHFVSHPFHIHVNPFQIVSIIDPNGKDVSAIGSIDDAGGDVDPQYAGLKGVWKDTLWIKSLINGNSLPEGFSGIYTVKVRTRYERYIGEFVLHCHILDHEDQGMMQNVAVVLPDGNVGAPAGTPQQPQVNPHGNH encoded by the coding sequence ATGCTGCATCTCGACATCAAACTTGCCCGAACCAGCCTGTCCACCCTGGCAATCGCCCTGGCGATCGGATCCGTCGGCCAGGCGACCGCGCAGGAAGCCGAACGAACCGTGGAAAATCCGCGTACTTTGAGTGATTCGAGCCAGCCAGCGTCGAAAATGCTGCTCAGCGCCGTTCCGGACGCGACGCGCCCGGCGCCCGGCCCGACGGTCCGGGAGCGCGTACTCAATCTGAATGTGGTGATGACCGACGGCCAGCTCTACAACCCCGCTACCGGATTGAACGACAAGGTGCGACTGCGCAGCTATAACGGCACCGACGTCGATCCGACCAAGCCCTATGTCTCGCCGACGATCGAGATCCGGCCGGGCGAGACGATCCGGGTCAATCTCGACAATCAGCTGCCCGCCGATCCCGGATGTGCGCCGGGCGATCACATGCCCGACAAGCCGCATTGCTTCAACGGCACCAATCTCCACACCCATGGCCTGTGGGTGAACCCGGCGGGCAATGCCGACAATGTCCTGCTGTCGATCAATCCGGGCGTGAAGTTCCAATATGAATATAACGTCCCGGGCGAGCATCCCTCGGGCACCTTCTGGTACCATACCCACCGCCACGGATCGACCGCATTGCAGGTGTCGAGCGGCATGGCCGGCGCGCTGATCATCCGCGGCGACCGGCTGCCGACATTGAAGAGCAATGGCGATCTCGACACGATCGTTGCGGGTATGCCCGAGCGCATCCTGGTCATGCAGCAGATCCAGTACGCCTGCCGCACCGCGCCGTCGCCGGGCCATCCGCACGGCACGACCAAGCAGACCGCCAAGGGCCGCTATCTGTGCGAGCCGGGCGATGTCGGGGTGATCGAGGATTATGATCAGTTCGGTCCCGGCACCTGGCCGGCATCGGGCCGCTACACCTCGCTCAACGGCGAAGTCCTGCCCTATTTCAACGCGGTGCAGGGGCAGGTCGAGCGCTGGCGCATGATCCATGCCGGGGTGCGCGACACGATCAGCCTGCAATTCTTCAAGGCCAAGCCGGGCAAGCTTACCAGGAAGCTGCGCCTGATCAAATCGGCGGAGGATGAGGAAAGGGCGATCCGCGAGAATTGCGGGACCGAGGCGTTACCCTATTCGGTGGTGGCGGCCGATGGTCTGACCATGACGGCGGGGCAACAGACCAAGCTGACCACTTTCCAGCCCGGCTATCGCTATGACGCGCTGGTCGTGTTCCCCGACACCGCCGGTTACTGCGTGATCGATGCGCAGGCGCCCAAGGCGGGCACGGTCAACGCGCTGGCGGTGAGCCGGCAGCTGCTTGGCTTCGTCAATGTCGCGCCGGGCACCAAGGTGACCGGCAAGGTCGCCGACTATGTCACCGACGCGCTGGTCGCCAACGCGACCAAGGTGATCCCGGCTGATGTCCAGCCAGCGGTGATCGCCGATCTCAAGAACGGCATGAAGCTCACCCGCTTCGTACCGCATCCGACGATCGAGGCAAGCGAAGTGACCGGCACGCAGGAGCTGACTTTCTTCATCGACGTCTCCACCCCCGATACCAAGTTCGAGGTCGGCAACACGCTAGTCACGGCCGATGCGAAATCCTATGATCCCAACCGGCTTGACCGCGCGCTGAAGCTGGGCGGGGTCGACGAATGGACCCTTCAGTCGCATTTCGTCAGCCACCCGTTCCATATCCACGTCAATCCGTTCCAGATCGTCTCGATCATCGATCCCAACGGCAAGGATGTCAGCGCGATCGGTTCGATCGACGATGCGGGCGGCGATGTCGATCCGCAATATGCCGGGCTGAAGGGAGTGTGGAAGGATACGCTGTGGATCAAGAGCCTGATCAACGGCAACAGCCTGCCCGAGGGCTTTTCCGGCATCTACACGGTCAAGGTGCGCACCCGGTACGAGCGCTATATCGGCGAATTCGTGCTCCATTGCCACATCCTCGACCATGAGGATCAGGGCATGATGCAGAATGTCGCCGTGGTCTTGCCCGACGGCAATGTCGGCGCGCCTGCCGGTACGCCGCAACAACCGCAGGTTAATCCCCATGGCAACCACTAA